GCCGGATTCCTCAGACTCCCCCGACTCCCCAGGCTCACCTGTCTGCAGCAACGTCTTGAACTGGGCCTCGTCGAGCATCGGCACGCCCAGCTCCTCGGCCTTGCTGGCCTTGGAACCGGCGTTGGCACCGACCACCACATAGTCGGTCTTTTTGCTCACCGACCCCGCCGCCTTGCCGCCACGTTCGACGATGGCCTCCTTGGCGGAGTCACGGCTGAACTCGTCGAGCGAGCCGGTGACCACGACGGTTTTGCCGGCCAGCGTCTGCTCCAGCGTGTTCTTCCCCACCTTCGCGCCGACACCCGCGGCCTTCCACGCCCGGAGGATCTTGCCGCGCCAATCGTCGGGATCTTTGGCGGCAGTGAACCATTTGACCACCGATTCGGCGATCTCGTCGCCGATGCCGTTGATGGCGGAGAGCTCCTCCTTGGTGGCGTTGGAGATGGCCTCGATCGAGCCGAACCGGTTGGCGATGAGCCGCGCCGTTGGCGGGCCGAGGCGGCGGATCGACAGCGCCACGAGCACGCGCCAGAGGTCCTTCTGCTTGGCCTTGTCGATCTCCTCGAGCATCTGGAGCGTATAGGCGCTCGGGCGCACGTAGACGGGCTGCGGACCGAGATCCTCCGGGGCTTTGGCAGGGCGTTTGGCAGTGCTGACCACCACCGCGTCGTCAGGCACGTCGTAGCCCGGATACTGCTGGGAGACGCCGGCCTCGGCTGGCGCATGCGATTCGGCGGAAGACGCCGAGGCACTGGCGGCGGTGACACTCGCCGTGCCGTTCCCGTTCCCGTTCTCATCCGACTCAACATTCCCAGCCTTGTTCTCATCCACCTTGGCCAGTTTCGCCTTGGTCGGCAGCGTCCAGAAGGCGGGCACCTGGTGCCAGAGCCCTGACCGGCCACGATTCTTGCGTGTCTTGTGCTTGTGGCCCTTGGCATCGACGTGCTCGGTGACCTCGACGACGGCGAGCTCACGCCACACCTTGACGTCCTTCAACATGCCCGCGTCGAGCGAGAACACGCCGGCCTCGCTGGTGAGCACCGGCTTCTGCCGCTCAGGCAGGCGCAGTCCGGCGGGCGGCTCGTAGGGTTCGGGCTCCTCGTCCGGCCCCACCTCGATGTCCTTGCTCCGCAACGTGTAGGTGGCGGTGGATTCAGGCCTGTTGTCCTCCGGGTTGGTCAGCGCGATGGCGCTCTGCTCGCCCAGGTGCTCGATGTCGAGGGCCTTGCGGCTGGCCAGGTTCATGACGCGCTGGGTGAACTGCGCCGGGCACGACTCCACGTTCGGGCAGCGGATGTCTATATCGCCCTTCTTGGCCGGAGCCAGCTTCGCGCCGCACGACGGGCAGTATTCGGGCATGACGAACTCGCGCAGCTCATTCTCGCGCCCTTTGCGTCGCTCGAGCACGGGCCCGACGATCTCGGGAATGACGTCGCCGGCCTTGCGCACCACCACCACGTCGCCGATCATGACGTTCTTGTGCTTGACCTCGGAAGGATTGTGTAGCGTGGCCGCCGCGACGGTGGACCCAGCGACATAAACGGGGTCGAGGATGGCCACGGGGGTCACGCGCCCCGTCCTGCCGACCTGCACGACGATGTCCTTAAGCAGGGTGTTGACCTCTTCGGGCGGATATTTGTAGGCGATGGCCCAACGCGGCGCGCGGGAGGTGGCCCCGAGCCGACGTTGCAGCGCAAGATCGTCGACCTTGACCACGATGCCGTCGAGCGCGTGCTCGATGTCGCCGCGGTGCTTGCCGTAGTAGTCGATCATGTCGAGAATCTGGTCGAAGCTCGTTATCTCGCGGTTGTGCGGCGAGACCGGAATCCCCCACTTCTGGTAGAGCTCGTAGGCCTCGGACTGGTCGTTGACCGCGTCGTGGCCCTCGTTGGCCGAGCCCGGGGCCCAGCGCAGGGTGCCGAG
This Bifidobacterium sp. ESL0790 DNA region includes the following protein-coding sequences:
- the ligA gene encoding NAD-dependent DNA ligase LigA gives rise to the protein MSTAQGNGDDGADQQLAWDFGGGEPTVTDDTGIAALAPGSLPWIAALRPTDADAERLTRLDIPKLSSEAAARLWAKVASWVESDQIAYYINNSSTSSDAAYDDRMRCLQALEASFPSLDTPQSPTHRVGGTISNEFKSVRHPSQMLSLDDVFSIAELREWYDGVRKDLEWPEGKALPMTCEVKIDGLALNLLYRNGVLQQGLTRGDGVTGEDITMNVRTISSIPQNLGGSPQDIPEFVEIRGEVFMRWDDFHKLNDANEEAGKAPFANPRNAAAGSLRQKDPRITATRHLSFYAHGLGTLRWAPGSANEGHDAVNDQSEAYELYQKWGIPVSPHNREITSFDQILDMIDYYGKHRGDIEHALDGIVVKVDDLALQRRLGATSRAPRWAIAYKYPPEEVNTLLKDIVVQVGRTGRVTPVAILDPVYVAGSTVAAATLHNPSEVKHKNVMIGDVVVVRKAGDVIPEIVGPVLERRKGRENELREFVMPEYCPSCGAKLAPAKKGDIDIRCPNVESCPAQFTQRVMNLASRKALDIEHLGEQSAIALTNPEDNRPESTATYTLRSKDIEVGPDEEPEPYEPPAGLRLPERQKPVLTSEAGVFSLDAGMLKDVKVWRELAVVEVTEHVDAKGHKHKTRKNRGRSGLWHQVPAFWTLPTKAKLAKVDENKAGNVESDENGNGNGTASVTAASASASSAESHAPAEAGVSQQYPGYDVPDDAVVVSTAKRPAKAPEDLGPQPVYVRPSAYTLQMLEEIDKAKQKDLWRVLVALSIRRLGPPTARLIANRFGSIEAISNATKEELSAINGIGDEIAESVVKWFTAAKDPDDWRGKILRAWKAAGVGAKVGKNTLEQTLAGKTVVVTGSLDEFSRDSAKEAIVERGGKAAGSVSKKTDYVVVGANAGSKASKAEELGVPMLDEAQFKTLLQTGEPGESGESEESGGPETAKDSGDSGDGSASE